One Novipirellula galeiformis DNA segment encodes these proteins:
- a CDS encoding SMP-30/gluconolactonase/LRE family protein has product MPEIRQAVALPVPSTDALRFLPEGPFALADGTFSWVGIQHGAQATHGSLNLYDLATETNQSFELPGRPGFAFPCKTANRFVVGCERSLGFFDTETKVFESFQDGIDASVDNTIINDGTLFEDNLVFGTKDLEFATRKAGLYLYRGRDAKLIQLRDDQICSNGKSIVKESDGSLSLYDIDSPTRQIVRYRLDIEAGSIGEPTVVVDLTSDAAVPDGAILTPDGKQLIVSMFLPDVAEFGSTRMYDIATGELVCVWQTPGSPQNTCPALVRYEGKIQLIITTAVENMDAEAKAKCPNAGQLFLAETDLVDDGGPINDCYWA; this is encoded by the coding sequence ATGCCCGAAATTCGCCAAGCCGTTGCACTTCCCGTCCCCAGCACCGACGCGCTGCGTTTTTTGCCCGAAGGCCCCTTCGCACTCGCCGATGGAACGTTCTCGTGGGTTGGCATCCAGCACGGCGCCCAGGCAACCCACGGTTCGCTAAACCTTTACGATTTGGCCACAGAAACGAATCAATCGTTTGAATTGCCCGGACGCCCCGGGTTCGCCTTTCCCTGCAAAACCGCCAACCGGTTCGTCGTCGGCTGCGAGCGGTCGCTCGGTTTCTTTGACACCGAGACGAAGGTGTTTGAGTCGTTTCAAGATGGCATCGATGCGAGCGTCGACAACACGATCATCAACGATGGCACCTTGTTTGAGGACAACTTGGTTTTCGGCACCAAGGATCTCGAGTTTGCCACTCGCAAAGCGGGGCTCTATCTGTACCGAGGCCGCGACGCAAAGCTGATCCAACTTCGCGACGACCAGATTTGTAGCAACGGAAAATCAATCGTCAAAGAGAGTGATGGTTCGCTTTCGCTCTACGATATCGATTCACCGACGCGTCAAATCGTTCGCTACCGTTTGGACATCGAGGCGGGGTCGATTGGCGAGCCGACAGTCGTGGTCGATTTGACGAGCGACGCTGCGGTGCCTGATGGTGCGATCCTAACCCCCGATGGGAAGCAGTTGATCGTTTCGATGTTCCTGCCCGATGTCGCCGAGTTTGGATCGACGCGGATGTACGATATCGCCACGGGCGAGCTCGTCTGTGTTTGGCAAACCCCGGGATCGCCGCAAAACACTTGCCCCGCCCTGGTTCGCTACGAAGGGAAGATCCAATTGATCATCACGACGGCGGTAGAAAATATGGACGCCGAAGCGAAAGCGAAATGTCCCAATGCCGGGCAATTGTTCCTGGCCGAAACCGACCTTGTTGATGACGGGGGACCGATCAACGATTGCTATTGGGCCTAA
- a CDS encoding cytochrome c3 family protein: MPRENLHLPSPPAIDRPGDRWVCGAQRSGKKCDTGPTRLGTCPLAEACCPQRTWTNARKSAALILSFLAIAFLLAASQTQWVADFFKPGELATPHAQILAGTLSSQRCAACHAEASIQPTSWFRSAGAGHDHVTQTDRCLDCHHTTIDRSTARLAHNLPAEARKQIRDLALQNSGNTVATQVSHHAPSPAVNQERLECSACHREHRGADANLMVMTDAQCQTCHQNQFGSFATSHPQWSDWPYGRGGKIAFDHSSHATKHFPASNQGENSLVFNCIQCHPKNENNELRRTVDYEVACQSCHDKGLKLESTHGIELFALPTIPEERSRAFESWPVAATGFYDGTIAPLAELLLRSEKQVAAAMRTIEERDFSRVLADSPDQPAAAATIAQAHRTLLADVAARGQAALIQRAEASGVSSAALRNIIRSIPPQMLADTYRLWFHNENKPVPLTHQRRSPSPFRLVATTDDLLLGGNDDVLTDDDLLTPDPLSTDLQNSDPLSMDLLDADPLDADPLDSDPLDAGNQQRTTKQRDTRFDPNRMLAEGGWYRDELRLAIVYRGGGHADPIIRSAIETLAALPANDPLRTRMLANRTVAACISCHPSASMGGGNWVSPALVGQGRTFTKFSHKPHMNIAGLTDCVHCHEVSKTHADFEPIKLQSCAACHTAHGAGESCTTCHLYHVDSF; the protein is encoded by the coding sequence ATGCCACGCGAAAATCTCCATCTGCCGTCGCCTCCTGCGATCGATCGCCCCGGAGACCGCTGGGTCTGCGGCGCCCAACGGTCTGGAAAAAAGTGCGACACGGGGCCGACACGATTGGGAACATGCCCATTGGCCGAAGCGTGTTGTCCACAGCGCACGTGGACGAACGCACGAAAATCGGCCGCGCTAATATTGTCATTCCTTGCCATCGCTTTCCTGTTGGCGGCAAGCCAAACCCAATGGGTTGCCGACTTTTTTAAACCTGGTGAACTGGCCACTCCCCACGCACAGATTCTGGCGGGCACCTTGTCAAGCCAACGATGTGCCGCATGTCATGCCGAGGCTTCGATTCAGCCGACGTCTTGGTTTCGCAGTGCCGGTGCCGGGCACGACCACGTCACGCAAACCGATCGCTGTCTCGATTGCCATCACACCACGATCGATCGCTCCACAGCACGGCTCGCACATAATTTGCCCGCTGAGGCTCGAAAGCAAATTCGCGATCTTGCCTTACAAAACTCAGGCAACACGGTGGCGACCCAAGTAAGCCATCACGCCCCCTCCCCGGCGGTGAACCAAGAGCGTCTTGAGTGCTCAGCGTGCCATCGCGAACACCGCGGCGCGGACGCCAATCTGATGGTGATGACCGACGCTCAATGTCAAACCTGCCATCAAAATCAATTTGGCAGCTTCGCCACCTCGCATCCCCAATGGTCCGATTGGCCCTACGGGCGTGGTGGCAAGATCGCGTTCGATCACTCGTCCCATGCGACCAAGCACTTCCCGGCATCGAACCAAGGCGAAAATTCGCTCGTCTTCAATTGCATACAATGCCATCCCAAGAACGAAAACAACGAACTCCGTCGCACCGTCGACTACGAAGTCGCTTGTCAATCGTGCCATGACAAGGGACTCAAACTCGAATCCACCCACGGCATCGAGCTGTTTGCGTTACCGACCATCCCCGAAGAACGATCCCGAGCGTTTGAATCATGGCCGGTTGCGGCGACGGGGTTCTACGATGGCACGATCGCTCCGTTGGCCGAACTATTGCTGCGCAGCGAAAAACAGGTGGCTGCCGCGATGCGGACCATCGAAGAGCGAGATTTCAGCCGCGTACTCGCCGACTCGCCGGATCAACCCGCCGCTGCTGCGACCATCGCCCAGGCGCACCGCACGCTGCTAGCCGATGTCGCCGCCCGTGGACAAGCCGCGTTGATCCAGCGCGCCGAAGCGAGTGGAGTCTCCTCCGCTGCGCTGCGGAACATCATTCGCTCCATCCCCCCTCAAATGTTGGCGGATACCTATCGCTTGTGGTTTCATAATGAAAACAAGCCTGTGCCACTGACCCATCAGCGACGCTCCCCAAGCCCGTTCCGGTTGGTCGCCACGACAGACGATCTGCTGCTCGGCGGCAACGACGACGTACTAACGGACGACGATTTACTTACCCCTGACCCGCTGAGCACTGACCTGCAAAACTCAGACCCGCTAAGCATGGATTTATTGGACGCGGACCCATTGGACGCGGACCCTCTGGACTCCGATCCATTGGACGCGGGGAATCAGCAACGCACCACGAAACAGCGTGATACACGATTTGATCCCAACCGGATGCTTGCCGAAGGTGGCTGGTACCGCGACGAATTGAGATTGGCCATCGTCTATCGAGGCGGCGGCCATGCCGATCCGATCATTCGATCCGCGATCGAAACGTTGGCGGCATTGCCCGCGAATGACCCGCTGCGAACAAGGATGCTCGCCAACCGCACCGTGGCGGCCTGTATTAGCTGTCACCCGAGCGCGTCGATGGGCGGCGGAAATTGGGTCAGCCCTGCTTTGGTTGGACAAGGCCGCACGTTTACAAAATTCTCGCATAAACCGCACATGAATATCGCCGGATTGACCGATTGCGTGCATTGCCACGAGGTCAGCAAGACGCACGCCGACTTCGAACCGATCAAATTGCAATCCTGTGCGGCATGCCATACCGCCCATGGTGCAGGCGAATCGTGCACGACGTGCCATCTCTATCACGTCGATTCGTTTTAA
- a CDS encoding 6-pyruvoyl trahydropterin synthase family protein has product MTLSIMRRFTFCAGHRLVGHEGKCQNLHGHNYVVEVYVTGQSQDAVGRILDFKLLKERCNGWLNENWDHTFILWDQDENGLAAIRASQPHRIYELGTNPTAENMAIHFLHEICPKILEGTGASAFKVRLWESEETCAEVELKN; this is encoded by the coding sequence ATGACATTAAGTATCATGCGCCGATTTACATTTTGCGCTGGCCACCGATTGGTGGGGCACGAGGGCAAATGTCAAAACCTGCATGGCCATAATTACGTGGTCGAGGTCTACGTGACCGGACAGTCCCAAGATGCGGTGGGGCGTATCTTAGACTTCAAATTGCTCAAAGAGCGATGCAACGGTTGGTTGAATGAGAATTGGGATCACACGTTTATTCTTTGGGACCAGGACGAGAATGGACTCGCAGCGATCCGCGCTTCCCAACCGCATCGCATCTATGAACTGGGCACAAACCCGACCGCCGAAAACATGGCGATCCATTTTCTCCACGAGATTTGCCCAAAAATTCTAGAAGGCACTGGGGCTTCGGCCTTCAAAGTCCGCTTGTGGGAAAGCGAAGAAACTTGTGCCGAAGTCGAATTGAAGAATTGA